The sequence below is a genomic window from Amycolatopsis sulphurea.
ACGAGGTATTCCATCACTACACTTCCACGCATCCGCGTTCTCCGTTCACCGGTCAGCTGGTGGTGATGCGGCTGGCCGACGGGGTGACACGACGGCTGGTCGGCACCCAGCTCACCACCGAATACGATGACGGCCGTCTCGAGACTGCCGAGATAGTCGGCGTCGAACTCGCGGAAACCCTGCACTCGCTGGGCGTCGATCTGACTCCGGCGGAACTGTCCGCACTGCGGGAATTCTATGATTCCGCGCGACACTTTCGCGGGGAGCGACTGTGACCGCGTTTCGAAACGCGCGCCGGTCTCGTCTGCGACGCGATCGCCCTCGCTGCCCGCTGCTGCCTGGCTAGAGCCTGTTTCGATGTGCTGGCCTGCGAGGTTGTCGAGCAGTGTCGTGGGTGTGGCGTGTCGTGGATCGGATAGACGAGGTCTCCGGTAGACCGATCAACGGCCAAGCTGATCAAGAACACCGGAGACCTCGTGTCCAGCCTGGCGGGGCCGGGGCGAGCCGACATGACCGACGCTCAGTGGGCGGTCGTGGAACCGCTGCTGCCCGTCGGCAAGAAGCCCGGCCGCCGACCACTGTGGACCCAAACGCCAACTCCTGGACGGCATCCGATGGCGGGTTCGTGTCGGTTCTCCGTGGCGCCCGTGTATGGGGCTGGCAAACCGTCTGTGGCATGTTCCGGTGCTGGCAGCGCGCCGGTGTGTGGGCGCTGTTCCTGGCGGCGTTGCAGACCTGGGCCGACGCTGCCGGGCTGATCACGTGGGAGGTGAGCGTGGATTCCACGATCAACCGGGCGCCCTGACGCGCGCCGTTCAGAGTTCGGCGCGCCCGGCGGCGGGCAGGCTGTCGAGGGTCCTGCGCAGGGCCTCGACGACGCGGCCGTGGCCGAGCGGGAGCTGGTCGTCGGTCTCGTCGGTGCTGTGCGCGATCATCTCGACGTCGATGCCCTGCTCCCGGAGCGCGGCGATTTCGTTGCCGTGCCGGACGAACCACGTCTCGTCGGCGCTCTGGGCGTCGCCGGGGCTGATCGTGCCCTCCGCGGCGGGGTCGACGAGCAGGACCGATCGGAGCGTGCCCGGGAATCGCGCGGCCAAGCGGAGAGCCTCGCTCGCGAACGGCCCGCTCACGACCAGGTCGCCCCGGTGCAGCCGGCCGGCCGGCGCGGCGAGTGCCTCGACGCAGGCGGCCCAGGCACCCGCGGCCGGGAGGCGGCACCAGAGGATCTCGTGGCGGTCGGCCAGCGGCCTCCAGGTGGCGGGCAGGCCATCGTGCTTGGCCGAGCCGGCCGGATCGAGCACGATCAGCCGGCGCGCCCCGGGACGGCCTGCTGTGACCAGCGGTGGTCCTCCGGCGCGGACGGGATCCGGGGGGAGTGATCCGGGCATGACTGCTCCTTTCGCACGACTGTCCCGCAGTTCCCGGCGTCCGGCGGTGATAAACCCGCCGCGGTAGTCGGTGAGCCGGTGGGAAGGCACGCATGATGCATGCCGGATCGGACTGGTCTGCCGCGGCCCCGAGAACGCGTGGCGAACCAGGCAGGCCTGCCGCGGTCCGGCGTGCTTGCCGTGGGGGTGGTGGTGCGAGTGTGCTGCGGTGTGAGGGTGTGTCGGTCAGCGGGCCTGTCGCGGGGTGGTGGTGCAGGAATGCCGCGGTCCGAACGTATGTCGGGCGGTGGGCTTGCCACGGCCCGGCGGGTGCGTGCCTGCCGCAGCCCGAAGGTGCGTCCCGGTCGGCAGGCCTTTCGCGGTTCGGTGATGCGGGCCGGTCGGGGAAGGGGATGCTGGGCTCGCTGACCGGCCGTGGCCCGCGGCCGGTCGGGCGGCAGGCTCAGGAATGTCGCAACAGCGCGCCGAAACCGTCGGCGAGATCGAGGCGTTCGTCCATGACGACGACATCCGCGCCGGCCGCGACGGCGGCGTAGGGCAGGGCCTCGTCCGCGCGATGCTCGACCGGGTCGTCGGCGCCGAGTGCCCGGAGACGGGACCGGTGTACTCCGATCTGGCCCGGTTCCGCGCCGGTGTAGACCCGGGCGTCCCCGGGATCGCCGACGAGCAGGGTGGTCACGTTCGCCTCCACCAGCGCTGCGGTGACGGCCGGTAGGCCGGCGACGGCCAGGCCGGGCTCGCGCGCCGCCTCCGCGCGGAAGCGTTCGGCGAGGTCGTCGAGTTCGGCCAGATACTGCCCGGCGAGCAGTTCGCGGATCGCACGGTCGAGTTCCGCCCGCCCGGCACCCGGGGCTCGGCTGCCGGTGTCCACTTCGGCGGTGTGCGGGCGGACGGGTGCGGGCAGCCGGTCGTGGAGTTCGGTGCGTGCCTGGACTTCGCCGGCCAGTACGATCACCCGCGGGTGGAGGCGTTCGGCGGCCTTCGAGACCCGGTCGGCGACCTCGGCGAGGTTGCGGTGCGCGGTCTCCTCGGCGCGCGACTGGACGTCCCGGTGTCCCGCGCCGCCGCCACGGACCTTGTGCACGGGATGGTCCCGCCCCCGCACGGTCTCGGTTTCCACGCTGCCGTCGGGCCGATGCGTCTCGATGTCGGCGCCGGTGCGGTCGACGAGGACCACCAGGTGCGTGGTGGCGTCCTCGGCATGGGTCAAGGCGGGCAGGAAGTACGGGAGTGCCGAGTATCGCGTTTCCCCGGCCGGTGGTGGGGCGGCGAGCCGCTGGTCGAGCAGGACCGTGCCGCGGGCGGCGACGAGGCTGCGTCCGGCGCGCCCGACCGGGGGCTGCCCGGTCTCCGCCGCGTGCAGGACGGCGTCGACGGTCGGCCGGTCGGCGTCCTGCTCGTTGAGCGCTGCGGTGATTTCCTTGAGATGCAAGCGCAATTGCTGGCCGGCGTCTTCGGTGTCGTGTGTTTCGTCGAAGTGTACCGAGGCGAACGGGCCGCCGGTCAGCAAAGTGCGTAGGTCGGCTGTGTCCATTCTGGATTCCTCCTCCGGTTTACGGCCGTTCTTCAGCGGGTTCGCGGCAGTTCGGGCGAGGCGGTGTCCAACGGGACCGCGCCGGAGCGGACGAGGCCGAGCTGGACGGTCTGCCGCCGGCCGATCGCCTCCCCAGCCCAGTCCGCGGCCGTGCGCAGGCGGTTCCCCGGAAGGGCGAGCAGGTGGTAACCGCGGGTCACGAGACGGGCGGGCAGGCCGGCCAGCGGCACGTGCAGGGGGTTGGCCGCGCCCTGCCCGGCGCCGAGGTCGACCGCGAAGCCGAGGTCGTGATGCCGGTATCGGCGCAGGCGGCCGGAGCCGAGCGACGCGGCGACGTTGCGGGCGGCGAGTTTTCCTTGCCGTTGCGCGTGTTGCGCGGTCATCGGGGTGGTTTCGCCGGGGCGGGCGAGGTCGGGCACCGCCGCGGCGTCCCCGCAGGCGAAGACGTCCGCCCGGCCCGGTACGTTCAGTTCCGGGGTGACCACCAGCCTGCCGTGCGCGGTCTCCAGGCCGAGTTCGGAGACCAGTGGGTCGGGCCGGACGCCGACGCACCACACGAGCGTCCGCGTCGGCACCGCGGCACCGGTGGTGAGGGTGACCCCGCCCCTGCCGGCCTCGTCCACGGAGGTTTTCATCCGGACGTCGACGCCGCGTTCGCGCAGTACCCGGTCCGCCGTCTCACCGAGCCGCCGGTCCAGGCCGGGCAGCACCCGTTCGGCGACGTCCAGTAACAGCCAGCGGATCGGCTGCCCGTCGAGTTCGGGGTGCCGTCGTGCGAGCGCGGCGGTGAACGCGGGACCCTGCGCGGCGACCTCCGTTCCGGTGTAACCGGCACCGACCACGACGAACGTGCACCGGGCGTCGCGCTCGGCCGGATCGTCGGTGGTGGCGGCGAGTTCGATCTGCCGGGTCACGTGATCACGGAGGTAGAGCGCTTCGGGCAGGCCGCGGAATCCGTGCGCGTACTCGGCGATGCCCGGGATGGGCAGCAGCTTGGTCACACTGCCCGCGGCCAGGATCAGCCGGTCGTAGCTCAGCTTCCGTTCCCGGTACTCCGGATCGACGTAGGTGACCGCACCGGCGTCGAAGTCGACCGAGGTGGCGGTGCCCAGTACCAGCCGTACCCCGTGCAGGGTGTCCGGAATGGACACCGCGACATGGCGGGGTTCGACGATCCCGGCCGCCACCTCGGGCAGCAGCGGCAGGTAGAGGAAGTAGTCGGTGGGGTTGACCACGACGATTTCGGCGCGGTCGCGGAGCGTCCGCAGCAGCGTCTCCGCGGCGTGGTAGCCGGCGAACCCGCCACCGATGATCACGATGCGCATGGCACGGCCCTCCTTTCCCGCATCGGGTACCCGCTGCGGGGCCGGGCAATCACGGCAGTTCGGCCGCGGCGAGCAGTGCGGTCCCGGCCTCTCGCGGCGCCCTGCCTGCCGCCGGACGAGGTCCGGGAATTCCGCGGGCATCCCCGGTTTCACCTGGCCGCGCGTCCGCATGACCACCGTGCTTCGCCCGGATACCGGCCGGCGGGGTACGCGCTCAGACGGGCTGCTTGCCATCGGCGGCCAATGCGGTCGACCGCGGTGCGACCGCGGAGGTCCGTAAAGGGGCCCTTCACGGACCTGAGAACAGGTCTGGAGCACACCACGAGCCCCTGCCTGCCCTGTCCCGGGGTGACCGCAGTCGGCGCGCGGTTGCCTACACTCGCCGGATGACGGAATCGACCGGGGAAACGCGCGAGCATCGGCTCACCCGCAACGTGGCGGAGATGCTGCAGGAGATGCGGGTCGCGCAGGCCGGGGTGCAGATCCTGTTCGGGTTCCTGCTTTCGGTCGTGTTCACCGCCCAGTTCCGCGGGGCGGACGGTTTCGAGAAGGGCCTGCACCTGACCGCTGTACTGCTCGCTGTCGC
It includes:
- a CDS encoding Vms1/Ankzf1 family peptidyl-tRNA hydrolase, with protein sequence MDTADLRTLLTGGPFASVHFDETHDTEDAGQQLRLHLKEITAALNEQDADRPTVDAVLHAAETGQPPVGRAGRSLVAARGTVLLDQRLAAPPPAGETRYSALPYFLPALTHAEDATTHLVVLVDRTGADIETHRPDGSVETETVRGRDHPVHKVRGGGAGHRDVQSRAEETAHRNLAEVADRVSKAAERLHPRVIVLAGEVQARTELHDRLPAPVRPHTAEVDTGSRAPGAGRAELDRAIRELLAGQYLAELDDLAERFRAEAAREPGLAVAGLPAVTAALVEANVTTLLVGDPGDARVYTGAEPGQIGVHRSRLRALGADDPVEHRADEALPYAAVAAGADVVVMDERLDLADGFGALLRHS
- a CDS encoding NAD(P)/FAD-dependent oxidoreductase, whose amino-acid sequence is MRIVIIGGGFAGYHAAETLLRTLRDRAEIVVVNPTDYFLYLPLLPEVAAGIVEPRHVAVSIPDTLHGVRLVLGTATSVDFDAGAVTYVDPEYRERKLSYDRLILAAGSVTKLLPIPGIAEYAHGFRGLPEALYLRDHVTRQIELAATTDDPAERDARCTFVVVGAGYTGTEVAAQGPAFTAALARRHPELDGQPIRWLLLDVAERVLPGLDRRLGETADRVLRERGVDVRMKTSVDEAGRGGVTLTTGAAVPTRTLVWCVGVRPDPLVSELGLETAHGRLVVTPELNVPGRADVFACGDAAAVPDLARPGETTPMTAQHAQRQGKLAARNVAASLGSGRLRRYRHHDLGFAVDLGAGQGAANPLHVPLAGLPARLVTRGYHLLALPGNRLRTAADWAGEAIGRRQTVQLGLVRSGAVPLDTASPELPRTR